In one Salvelinus fontinalis isolate EN_2023a unplaced genomic scaffold, ASM2944872v1 scaffold_0558, whole genome shotgun sequence genomic region, the following are encoded:
- the LOC129846464 gene encoding zinc finger protein OZF-like — MASVKLEDCSQTLELNVNIKDEEEEEKIGTTVSHGYHVETFSTSREQQQEDHRAKRSHHCPHCGKIFPFLSKLKIHLRKHTGEKPYSCSDCVASFSQLSDLKSHESIHTGEKPYVCSDCGKRFKTSNKLKSHQRTHTGEKPYVCPDCGTSFSHLSNLKTHERIHTGEKPYSCSDCGKRFQTYAQLKVHQRTHTGEKPYVCPDCGTSFSTLSNLKSHERIHTGEKPYSCSDCGKRFKTSAQLKVHQRTHTGEKPYVCPDCVTSFSHLSGLKTHERIHTGEKPFFCSDCGASFSQRTHLKKHQRIHTGEKPYVCSDCGKCFKTLYELKSHQRTHTGEKPYVCPDCGTSFSHPSTLKSHERLHTGEKPYFCYDCGASFSHLGTLKTHQRIHIGEKRYFCSDCVKCFKTSNELKVHQRTHE, encoded by the exons atggcatcagtgaagctggaagactgcagtcaaacactggagctgaatgtcaacattaaagatgaagaagaggaggagaagattgggaCAACTGTTagtcatg GATaccatgttgagacattctctacatccagagagcaacagcaggaagatcacagagctaagaggtctcaccactgcccacattgtgggaagattttcccatttctatcgaagctaaaaatacacctaagaaaacacacaggagagaaaccgtattcctgctctgactgtgtggcgagtttctctcaactttccgacttaaaatcacatgaaagtatacatacaggggagaagccttacgtctgctctgactgtggaaaacgtTTTAAAACATCAAATAAGCTAAAatctcatcagagaacacacacaggagagaagccttacgtctgccctgactgtggaactagtttctctcaCCTTTCcaacttaaaaacacatgaacgtatacatacaggagagaagccttactcctgctctgactgtggaaaacgtTTTCAAACATACgctcagctaaaagttcatcagagaacacacacaggagagaagccgtacgtctgccctgactgtggaactagtttctctACACTTTCCAacttaaaatcacatgaacgtatacatacaggagagaagccttactcctgctctgactgtggaaaacgttttaaaacatccgctcagctaaaagttcatcagagaacacacacaggagagaagccttatgtCTGCCCTGACTGTGTAACTAGTTTCTCTCACCTTTCCggcttaaaaacacatgaacgtatacacacaggagagaagcctttcttctgctctgactgtggggcgagTTTCTCTCAACGTACCCACTTAAAAAAACaccaacgtatacacacaggagagaagccttacgtctgctctgactgtggaaaatgttttaaaacattataTGAGCTAAAATCTCATCagcgaacacacacaggagagaagccttacgtctgccctgactgtggaactagtttctctcaCCCTTCCACcttaaaatcacatgaacgtttacacacaggagagaagccttacttctgctatGACTGTGGGGCGAGTTTCTCTCATCTGGGCACcttaaaaacacaccaacgtATACACATAGGAGAGAAGCgttacttctgctctgactgtgtaaaatgcttcaaaacatcaaatgagctaaaagttcatcagagaacacacgaATGA